Proteins encoded within one genomic window of Citrobacter amalonaticus Y19:
- the tkt gene encoding transketolase yields MSSRKELANAIRALSMDAVQKAKSGHPGAPMGMADIAEVLWRDFLNHNPSNPSWADRDRFVLSNGHGSMLIYSLLHLTGYDLPMSELQNFRQLHSKTPGHPEVGYTAGVETTTGPLGQGIANAVGMAIAEKTLAAQFNRPGHDIVDHYTYAFMGDGCMMEGISHEVCSLAGTLKLGKLVAFYDDNGISIDGHVEGWFTDDTAKRFEAYGWHVVRGVDGHDADAIKRAVEEARKVTDKPSLLMCKTIIGFGSPNKAGTHDSHGAPLGDAEIALTREQLGWKYAPFEIPSEIYAQWDAKEAGQAKESAWNEKFAAYAKVFPQEAAEFTRRMKGEMPSDFDAKANEFIAKLQANPAKIASRKASQNAIEAFGPLLPEFLGGSADLAPSNLTIWSGSKAINEDTAGNYIHYGVREFGMTAIANGIALHGGFLPYTSTFLMFVEYARNAVRMAALMKQRQVMVYTHDSIGLGEDGPTHQPVEQVASLRVTPNMSTWRPCDQVESAVAWKYGVERQDGPTALILSRQNLAQQERTAEQLANIARGGYVLKDCAGQPELIFIATGSEVELAVAAWDKLTAEGVKARVVSMPSTDAFDKQDAAYRESVLPKAVTARVAVEAGIADYWFKYVGLNGAIVGMTTFGESAPAELLFEEFGFTVDNVVAKAKALL; encoded by the coding sequence ATGTCCTCACGTAAAGAGCTTGCCAATGCTATTCGTGCGCTGAGCATGGACGCAGTACAGAAAGCCAAATCCGGTCACCCGGGTGCCCCGATGGGTATGGCTGACATTGCCGAAGTCCTGTGGCGTGATTTCCTGAACCACAACCCAAGCAACCCGTCCTGGGCCGATCGTGACCGCTTCGTCCTGTCCAACGGTCACGGCTCCATGTTGATTTACAGCCTGCTGCACCTCACCGGTTACGATCTGCCGATGTCTGAGCTGCAAAACTTCCGTCAGTTGCATTCCAAAACCCCGGGTCACCCGGAAGTGGGTTACACCGCCGGTGTTGAAACCACCACGGGTCCGCTGGGTCAGGGGATTGCTAACGCAGTCGGTATGGCTATCGCTGAAAAAACACTGGCGGCACAGTTCAACCGTCCGGGCCATGACATCGTTGACCATTACACCTATGCGTTCATGGGCGACGGCTGCATGATGGAAGGTATCTCTCACGAGGTATGTTCTCTGGCCGGTACCCTGAAACTGGGCAAGCTGGTGGCGTTCTATGATGACAACGGTATCTCCATCGATGGTCACGTTGAAGGCTGGTTCACTGACGATACCGCGAAGCGTTTCGAAGCCTACGGCTGGCACGTCGTTCGCGGCGTTGACGGTCATGATGCTGACGCTATCAAACGTGCGGTAGAAGAAGCGCGTAAAGTGACCGACAAACCGTCCCTGCTGATGTGCAAAACCATCATCGGTTTCGGTTCCCCGAACAAAGCCGGCACCCACGACTCCCACGGTGCGCCGCTGGGCGACGCCGAAATCGCACTGACCCGCGAACAGCTGGGCTGGAAATACGCGCCGTTCGAAATCCCGTCTGAAATCTATGCTCAGTGGGATGCGAAAGAAGCAGGCCAGGCGAAAGAATCCGCGTGGAACGAGAAGTTCGCTGCCTATGCGAAAGTCTTCCCGCAGGAAGCCGCTGAATTTACCCGTCGTATGAAAGGCGAAATGCCGTCTGATTTCGACGCGAAAGCGAACGAATTCATCGCGAAGCTGCAGGCCAACCCGGCGAAAATCGCCAGCCGTAAAGCCTCTCAGAATGCGATCGAAGCCTTCGGCCCGCTGCTTCCTGAGTTCCTCGGCGGCTCCGCTGACCTCGCGCCGTCTAACCTGACTATCTGGTCTGGTTCGAAAGCCATTAACGAAGATACCGCCGGTAACTACATCCATTATGGTGTGCGTGAATTCGGTATGACCGCGATTGCCAACGGTATCGCGCTGCACGGCGGTTTCCTGCCGTACACCTCCACCTTCCTGATGTTCGTGGAATATGCCCGTAACGCGGTGCGTATGGCTGCGCTGATGAAACAGCGTCAGGTGATGGTTTACACCCACGACTCCATCGGTCTGGGCGAAGATGGCCCGACTCACCAGCCGGTAGAGCAGGTGGCTTCTCTGCGCGTCACGCCGAACATGAGCACATGGCGTCCGTGTGACCAGGTTGAATCCGCGGTGGCGTGGAAGTACGGTGTTGAGCGTCAGGACGGTCCGACCGCGCTGATCCTCTCCCGTCAGAACCTAGCGCAGCAGGAGCGTACTGCAGAGCAACTGGCGAACATCGCGCGCGGTGGCTACGTACTGAAAGATTGCGCAGGCCAGCCAGAGCTTATCTTCATCGCGACCGGTTCTGAAGTTGAACTGGCGGTTGCCGCATGGGACAAACTGACCGCAGAAGGCGTGAAAGCGCGCGTGGTCTCCATGCCGTCTACCGACGCGTTCGACAAGCAGGATGCCGCTTACCGTGAATCCGTTCTGCCGAAAGCGGTTACCGCTCGCGTGGCAGTGGAAGCCGGTATCGCTGACTACTGGTTCAAATATGTGGGCCTGAACGGCGCGATTGTTGGCATGACCACCTTCGGTGAGTCTGCGCCGGCAGAGCTGCTGTTCGAAGAGTTTGGCTTCACCGTCGACAACGTGGTTGCGAAGGCAAAAGCGCTGCTGTAA
- the cmtB gene encoding PTS mannitol transporter subunit IIA, with product MRLIDYFPEASISIKPVAKNWQEAIDFSMSSLLANHYVNANYIQAIKDSTINNGPYYILAPGVAMPHARPECGALKTGMSLTLLKQEVQFAEDDEPIKLLIGLSAANADSHIGAIQALSELLCEEENLAALFAAKSEKQLADIIASA from the coding sequence ATGCGGTTGATTGACTATTTTCCTGAAGCTTCTATTTCAATAAAACCGGTGGCAAAGAACTGGCAGGAAGCCATTGATTTTTCCATGTCATCATTGCTGGCGAATCATTATGTCAATGCGAACTATATTCAGGCTATAAAAGATTCGACGATAAACAATGGTCCTTATTATATTCTGGCTCCCGGTGTGGCTATGCCTCATGCTCGCCCGGAATGTGGTGCTTTAAAAACAGGCATGTCATTAACGTTACTTAAACAAGAAGTGCAGTTTGCCGAAGATGACGAACCCATAAAATTACTCATCGGGTTATCAGCGGCGAATGCCGATTCACATATCGGCGCTATCCAGGCTTTAAGCGAACTATTATGTGAAGAGGAAAACCTGGCAGCATTATTTGCTGCTAAATCAGAAAAACAGCTGGCGGATATTATCGCCAGCGCATAA